The following are encoded together in the Lagopus muta isolate bLagMut1 chromosome Z, bLagMut1 primary, whole genome shotgun sequence genome:
- the LOC125686797 gene encoding avidin-like, which produces MEHRRYCLLLGLVLLGLGPAASRKCDLQGLWRNELGSNMTISALDVAGTFSGSYQTAVAVTNKQILVSPLQGAQQPASTKGQQPTFGFTVQWQFADSTTVFVGQCFVDRRGKETLEMAWLLREEVPSRKDTWKAVRVGTNVFTRVK; this is translated from the exons ATGGAGCACCGCCGCTACTGCCTCCTGCTTGGCCTGGTCCTGCTTGGCCTCGGCCCTGCAGCCTCCAGGAAG TGTGATCTGCAGGGCCTGTGGAGAAATGAGCTGGGCTCCAACATGACCATCTCAGCCCTGGACGTGGCTGGGACCTTTTCCGGCTCCTACCAGACAGCGGTAGCAGTAACCAACAAGCAGATCCTGGTGTCACCGCTGCAAGGGGCCCAGCAGCCCGCCAGCACCAAGGGGCAGCAGCCCACGTTTGGCTTCACTGTGCAGTGGCAGTTTGCAG ACTCCACCACTGTCTTTGTGGGACAGTGCTTCGTGGACCGCCGTGGGAAGGAGACGCTGGAGATGGCATGGCTGCTGCGGGAAGAGGTTCCCTCCCGCAAGGACACCTGGAAGGCCGTCAG GGTTGGCACCAACGTCTTCACCCGTGTCAAGTGA
- the RGP1 gene encoding RAB6A-GEF complex partner protein 2 isoform X1, with amino-acid sequence MIEVVAKLGRGPVFLAGEMLECVITFTNPLSASSTSASSEMLAWASAQIHCQFHASENRVVLPPSDGSKPDVQAENETVFVPNRGERGQCILSTPPKILFCDLRLDPGESKSYSYCETLPIDGPPSFRGQSVKYVYKLTIGCQRVNSPIKLLRVPFRVLLLHGLKDYQCPQDEAVAPSNPFLEEEEGLKKDSRLADLATELLMAATSRRSLHLYNISNTRGKVGTFCIFKTVYKIGEDVIGTFNFSEGDIPCLQFSVSLQTEESIQEEFQRRRGQPVSFSTHARHQEACLHTAQSSFNLPIPLSSTPGFTTNIVSLKWRLHFEFVTSGETARTCMVRGSQSEAITWTGVEQIEVDTFSWDLPIKVLPTNPILASYVSQFSSANSITI; translated from the exons ATGATCGAGGTGGTGGCCAAGCTGGGCCGCGGGCCCGTGTTCCTGGCTGGGGAGATGCTGGAGTGTGTGATCACCTTCACCAACCCCTTGTCGGCCTCCTCCACGTCCGCCAGCAG tGAGATGCTGGCGTGGGCCAGTGCCCAGATCCACTGCCAGTTTCATGCCAGTGAGAACCGAGTAGTGCTTCCTCCATCTGATGGCAGCAAGCCTGACGTACAGGCAGAGAACGAGACGGTCTTTGTTCCCAACAGAG GAGAGCGGGGTCAGTGTATCCTGTCCACACCACCAAAGATTCTTTTCTGTGACCTGCGACTGGATCCTGGGGAGTCTAAATCCT ATTCGTACTGCGAGACGCTGCCCATAGACGGCCCTCCCTCCTTCCGGGGACAGTCAGTGAAGTATGTATACAAGCTGACCATCGGCTGCCAGCGGGTCAACTCCCCTATCAAACTCCTGCGTGTGCCCTTCCGTGTCCTCCTATTGCATG GCCTCAAAGATTACCAGTGCCCACAGGATGAAGCCGTTGCGCCCTCAAACCCCTtcctggaagaggaggagggctTGAAGAAAGACTCTCGCCTGGCAGACCTGGCAACAGAGCTGCTCATGGCAGCCACCTCCCGACGTAGCCTGC ACTTGTACAATATCAGCAACACGCGTGGGAAGGTGGGGACATTCTGTATCTTCAAGACTGTGTATAAGATTGGAGAAGATGTCATTGGGACCTTTAACTTCTCAGAAGGAGACATCCCATGCCTACAG TTTTCAGTGAGCCTGCAGACAGAAGAGAGCATCCAGGAGGAGTTCCAGAGGCGACGGGGACAGCCTGTCTCTTTCAGCACACATGCCCGCCATCAGGAGGCCTGCCTGCACACGGCCCAGAGCAGTTTCAACCTGCCAATCCCACTGAGCTCAACTCCAGGATTCACCACCAACATCG TGTCCCTGAAGTGGAGGCTGCACTTCGAGTTCGTGACTTCTGGGGAGACGGCAAGGACCTGCATGGTTCGTGGGAGCCAGTCAGAGGCCATCACCTGGACTGGGGTGGAGCAGATTGAAGTGGACACTTTCAGCTGGGACTTACCCATCAAAGTCCTTCCCACGAACCCCATCCTGGCCTCCTATGTATCTCAGTTCTCTAGTGCCAACTCTATCACCATCTGA
- the GBA2 gene encoding non-lysosomal glucosylceramidase — protein sequence MADAGLLMQCYEGSARGRGVETAGWRLCLAHRFPEQRQPFGAGDVPFSDVLRHVGMMLRYLRWWYKKTRIEKKAPFIDLLNAVPLQQIYGCPLGGIGGGTITRGWRGEFCRWQLNPGMYHYETVITDQFTVCLRRKGQTVYQQVLSVEKPSALQGWNWGYCGHYAFYHALYPRAWMVYELPGQNVVLTCRQISPVIPHDYKDSSLPVGVFIWEVENNNEEPVDVSIMFTLQNGTGTKSDGSGGHWNEPFALQDGGERVAGVLLHHCTPVNPFIFAMAAREKAGTVITHLTAFDPAGSGRDVWQDLLQDGKLESPTGKSKQTQKGEVTAAAVCASCTVPARGHGTLELALAWDMPRVHFGSKERLHFRRYTRFFGSNGDAAPALSHYALTHYKEWERKIEAWQKPILEDSQLPSWYKSALFNELYFMTDGGTIWLDIHPDCLPEDLQGPAAAKLSHLLPVLQEYGRFAYLEGQEYRMYNTYDVHFYASFALIMLWPKLQISLQYDIAVTVLNEDMQPRQYLVCGETAPVKTKNVVPHDIGEPGDEPWQRVNAYLIHDTANWKDLNLKFVLQVYRDYYLTHDALYLQDMWPVCQAVMESELKFDTDNDGLIENGGTADQTYDIWVVTGASAYCGGLWLAAVQMMCKMAEVLGDTETQQKYDAILQKGKESFERLLWNGKYYNYDSSGSSTSDSIMSDQCAGQWFLGACGLNQKELEVFPKSHIVSALKTIFEKNVMSFAGGTMGAVNGMRPDGVPDTSSVQSSEVWVGVVYALAATMIQEGLVQEGFRTAEGCYRTVWEKLGMAFQTPEAYCEKKLFRSLAYMRPLSIWSMQLALESKARQASKPTPP from the exons ATGGCGGACGCGGGGCTGCTGATGCAGTGCTACGAGGGTtcggcgcggggccgcggcgtGGAGACCGCCGGCTGGCGGCTGTGTCTGGCGCACCGCTTCCCGGAGCAGCGGCAGCCCTTTGGAGCCGGCGACGTGCCGTTCAGCGACGTACTGCGGCATGTCGGCATGATGCTGCG GTACTTGAGGTGGTGGTACAAGAAAACTCGCATTGAGAAGAAAGCTCCCTTCATCGACCTCCTGAATGCCGTCCCTCTGCAGCAGATCTATG GCTGCCCACTAGGTGGGATTGGCGGCGGTACCATCACTCGTGGCTGGCGGGGCGAGTTTTGCCGCTGGCAGCTGAACCCTGGGATGTACCACTATGAGACAGTCATCACTGACCAG ttcACAGTGTGCTTGCGTCGCAAGGGACAGACTGTTTACCAGCAGGTCCTGTCTGTGGAGAAACCCAGTGCTCTTCAGGGCTGGAACTGGGGTTACTGTGGCCACTATGCCTTCTACCATGCACTGTACCCCCGTGCTTGGATGGTTTATGAGCTGCCAGGGCAGAACGTGGTGCTCACGTGCCGCCAAATCTCCCCAGTCATCCCCCATGACTACAAG GACTCCAGCCTGCCGGTGGGGGTGTTCATCTGGGAGGTGGAGAACAACAATGAAGAGCCTGTGGATGTCTCCATCATGTTCACCCTGCAGAATGGCACGGGCACAAAGTCGGATGGGAGTGGGGGCCACTGGAATGAACCCTTTGCCCTGCAGGACGGTGGGGAGCGGGTGGCTGGTGTCCTGCTGCACCACTGTACACCCGTCAACCCCTTCATCTTTGCCATGGCTGCCCGAGAGAAG GCTGGCACAGTCATCACTCACCTTACTGCCTTTGACCCTGCGGGGTCAGGCAGGGATGTGTGGCAGGACCTCCTGCAGGATGGCAAGCTGGAGTCCCCCACTG GTAAAAGCAAGCAGACGCAGAAGGGAGAAGTGACAGCAGCCGCGGTGTGTGCCAGCTGCACGGTGCCTGCACGAGGCCACGGGACACTGGAGTTGGCCCTAGCGTGGGACATGCCCCGTGTTCACTTTGGCTCCAAGGAGAGGCTGCACTTCAG GCGGTACACACGCTTCTTTGGCAGCAATGGCgatgcagctcctgcactgtcACACTATGCCCTGACACACTACAAGGAGTGGGAGAGGAAGATCGAAGCATGGCAGAAGCCCATCCTGGAGGACAG tcAGCTGCCTTCCTGGTACAAGTCAGCCCTGTTCAATGAGCTGTACTTCATGACGGATGGGGGCACAATCTGGCTGGACATACACCCTGACTGCCTCCCCGAGGACCTGCAGGGACCAGCGGCTGCCAAGTTgtcccacctcctccctgttCTGCAGGAGTACGGGAGGTTTGCTTATCTGGAAG GGCAGGAGTACCGTATGTACAACACCTATGATGTCCACTTCTATGCATCCTTTGCCCTTATAATGCTGTGGCCCAAGTTGCAGATCAGCCTGCAGTATGACATTG CTGTCACTGTGCTGAACGAGGACATGCAGCCACGGCAGTACCTGGTGTGTGGCGAAACAGCCCCAGTGAAGACGAAGAATGTGGTGCCCCATGACATTGGGGAGCCAG GTGATGAGCCCTGGCAGCGAGTCAATGCCTATCTCATACACGACACTGCCAACTGGAAGGACCTGAACCTGAAGTTTGTGCTGCAGGTGTATCGTGACTACTACCTGACGCATGATGCACTGTACCTGCAGGACATGTGGCCTGTCTGCCAG GCTGTGATGGAGTCGGAGCTGAAGTTTGATACTGACAATGACGGGCTTATTGAGAACGGGGGCACTGCTGACCAGACGTACGATATATGGGTGGTGACCGGGGCCAG TGCATACTGCGGTGGGCTGTGGCTGGCAGCTGTTCAGATGATGTGTAAGATGGCAGAGGTGCTGGGTGACACCGAGACCCAGCAGAAGTATGATGCCATCCTGCAGAAAGGCAAGGAGTCATTTGAAAGGCTGCTGTGGAATG gaaaatactACAACTATGACAGCAGCGGGAGCAGCACCTCCGACAGCATCATGTCAGACCAGTGTGCGGGGCAGTGGTTCCTGGGGGCTTGTGGCCTGAACcagaaggagctggag GTCTTCCCCAAGAGCCACATTGTCAGCGCACTGAAGACCATCTTTGAGAAGAATGTGATGAGCTTTGCGGGTGGCACCATGGGTGCTGTGAATGGCATGCGGCCTGATGGTGTGCCTGACACCTCTAGCGTGCAGTCCAGTGAGGTGTGGGTTGGTGTTGTCTATGCTCTGGCTGCCACCATGATCCAGGAG ggaCTGGTGCAGGAGGGCTTCCGCACAGCAGAGGGCTGCTACCGAACGGTGTGGGAGAAACTGGGCATGGCTTTCCAGACCCCTGAAGCCTATTGTGAGAAGAAACTCTTCCGCTCACTGGCATACATGCGGCCCCTCAGCATCTGGAGCATGCAGCTGGCCCTGGAGAGCAAAGCCCGCCAGGCCTCCAAACCCACACCACCCTAG
- the RGP1 gene encoding RAB6A-GEF complex partner protein 2 isoform X2 — translation MCQRTAIAKSLLLSLRNSLVHGLLEDLINAEIIVVLAPQGCQSSYPRSVAWSDQDMRYFLISPSSSPFLAMEVRRERGQCILSTPPKILFCDLRLDPGESKSYSYCETLPIDGPPSFRGQSVKYVYKLTIGCQRVNSPIKLLRVPFRVLLLHGLKDYQCPQDEAVAPSNPFLEEEEGLKKDSRLADLATELLMAATSRRSLHLYNISNTRGKVGTFCIFKTVYKIGEDVIGTFNFSEGDIPCLQFSVSLQTEESIQEEFQRRRGQPVSFSTHARHQEACLHTAQSSFNLPIPLSSTPGFTTNIVSLKWRLHFEFVTSGETARTCMVRGSQSEAITWTGVEQIEVDTFSWDLPIKVLPTNPILASYVSQFSSANSITI, via the exons ATGTGTCAGAGGACTGCGATTGCGAAGTCCCTGTTGCTTTCCTTGAGAAATTCCCTGGTGCATGGGCTGCTGGAGGACCTCATTAATGCTGAGATCATAGTGGTGCTAGCTCCTCAGGGTTGTCAGTCCAGCTATCCCAGGAGTGTTGCGTGGTCTGACCAGGACATGAGATATTTCCTTATCAGCCCCTCTTCTTCCCCATTCCTCGCCATGGAAGTGAGAC GAGAGCGGGGTCAGTGTATCCTGTCCACACCACCAAAGATTCTTTTCTGTGACCTGCGACTGGATCCTGGGGAGTCTAAATCCT ATTCGTACTGCGAGACGCTGCCCATAGACGGCCCTCCCTCCTTCCGGGGACAGTCAGTGAAGTATGTATACAAGCTGACCATCGGCTGCCAGCGGGTCAACTCCCCTATCAAACTCCTGCGTGTGCCCTTCCGTGTCCTCCTATTGCATG GCCTCAAAGATTACCAGTGCCCACAGGATGAAGCCGTTGCGCCCTCAAACCCCTtcctggaagaggaggagggctTGAAGAAAGACTCTCGCCTGGCAGACCTGGCAACAGAGCTGCTCATGGCAGCCACCTCCCGACGTAGCCTGC ACTTGTACAATATCAGCAACACGCGTGGGAAGGTGGGGACATTCTGTATCTTCAAGACTGTGTATAAGATTGGAGAAGATGTCATTGGGACCTTTAACTTCTCAGAAGGAGACATCCCATGCCTACAG TTTTCAGTGAGCCTGCAGACAGAAGAGAGCATCCAGGAGGAGTTCCAGAGGCGACGGGGACAGCCTGTCTCTTTCAGCACACATGCCCGCCATCAGGAGGCCTGCCTGCACACGGCCCAGAGCAGTTTCAACCTGCCAATCCCACTGAGCTCAACTCCAGGATTCACCACCAACATCG TGTCCCTGAAGTGGAGGCTGCACTTCGAGTTCGTGACTTCTGGGGAGACGGCAAGGACCTGCATGGTTCGTGGGAGCCAGTCAGAGGCCATCACCTGGACTGGGGTGGAGCAGATTGAAGTGGACACTTTCAGCTGGGACTTACCCATCAAAGTCCTTCCCACGAACCCCATCCTGGCCTCCTATGTATCTCAGTTCTCTAGTGCCAACTCTATCACCATCTGA